The DNA segment CGGGGCGCCCGCCTTCGGGACGGTGTTCGGGCTGCTCCTGCTGCCGATCGTCCTCATCGGCCTGAACACGGTTACCGACACGCTGGGCTCGACCGAGGTCATCGACCCCGGCGGCATCGTCGCCCGCACCTTCCTGCTCGTCGGCCAGACGCCGATCGCCCTGCTCATCACCCTGCTGGTGGCGGTCGTGGTCCTCGGCCGGCGCCAGGACCGCTCGTGGCGCGACGTCGAGGACCTGCTCGATGGGGCGCTCGGTCCGATCGCCTCCGTCGTGCTCATCACCGGTGCGGGCGGCATGTTCGGCGGCGTGCTGGAGGCCAGCGGCATCGGGGGCGCCCTGGAGGACTCCCTCGCCGACATCGGGCTGCCCGTCATCGTCGCCGCGTTCGTCATCGCGACGGCCATGCGCGTGGCCATCGGGTCCGCGACGGTCGCGCTCACGACGGCCGCGGGCCTCATCGGCCCGACGGTGGCCGGCGGCGACTACTCCGCCGTGCAGTCCGCGCTGGTCGTCACCGCCATCGCGGCCGGCGCCACGGTGCTGTCCCACGTCAACGACTCCGGCTTCTGGCTCGTCAGCCGGTTCTTCGGCATGGACGAGGCGACGACGCTGCGGACGTGGACGGTCATGGAGACCACGCTCGGCGGGACCGCCTTCCTGCTCGCCCTCGCCGCGTGGGTGGTGGTGTGACCGTGGCGGACCACGACGGCGACCTGCACCACCTCGTGGTGATGGGCGTCTCCGGCACCGGCAAGTCGACCATCGCCGCGGAGCTGGAGCGCTTGCTGGGCTGGACGTTCCTCGAGGGCGACTCCCTGCACCCGCGTCGCAACGTCGAGAAGATGAGCGCGGGCACCCCGCTCACGGACCAGGACCGCGCGCCGTGGCTGCAGGCCATCGCCGACTGGACGGCCGTGGAGCACGTCGAGGGCCGCTCGAGCGTCGTCACGTGCTCGGCGCTGCGGCGGGTGTACCGCAACGTGCTGCGCGAGGACGTGCCCGGCACGTGGTTCGTCCACCTCGTCGGCGACCCGGACCTGATCATGGAGCGGATGGAGACGCGGAAACACTTCATGCCGCCGTCGATGCTGCGGTCCCAGCTCGACACGCTCGAGCCCCTGGGCGACGGCGAGGACGGCGCCACCTTCGACATCTCCGACACCCCCGAGGCGATCGCCGCGCAGGTGCTCGACCGTCTCGGTCTCGAGCCGCGGCCCGAGGGCGAGCGGGACGCCGACGCGCAGGACGACGTCGAGGCCGCCGAGGAGGCGGAGGACGCGGAGCAGGAGGGCCGGCCGGCGCCCGACCGGTCGGCGGACGCGGACGGTCGCAGCGCCTGAGGAGGCCGTGCGGCGCCTAGCGGAACACGACCGTCCGGTTCCGGTCGACGAGCACGCGGTGCTCGGCGTGCCAGCGGACCGCACGGGCGAGCGCACGGGACTCCAGGTCCTGCCCGAGGCCCACGAGGTCGTCGACGGCGTGGGAGTGGTCGACCCGCTCGACGTCCTGCTCGATGATCGGGCCCTCGTCGAGGTCGGCCGTCACGTAGTGCGCAGTCGCGCCGATGAGCTTGACGCCGCGGGTGTGCGCCTGGTGGTACGGCCGGGCGCCGGCGAAGCTCGGCAGGAACGAGTGGTGGATGTTGATCGCCCGCCCGGCGAGCACCTCGCAGACCCGCGGGCTCAGCACCTGCATGTAGCGGGCGAGCACGACGAGCTCGACGTCGAGGGTGTCGACGAGGCCGAGCAGCGTCTCCTCCGCGGCCGCCTTCGTGTCCGCGGTGACGGGCACGTGGTGGAACGGCACCTCGTAGAAGTCGGCGAGCGGCTCGAGGTCGCGGTGGTTGCCGACGACCGCGACCGGCGTGACGGGAAGGCGTCCGGAGCGCTGCCGGTACAGCAGGTCGTTGAGGCAGTGCCCGGCGCGGCTCACCATGATGAGCGTGCGGGTGGGCTCGTCGACGCGGTGCAGCTGCCACACGAGGTCGAACTCCTCCGCCGCGCCGCGCAGCGCCGCGCGCAGCCGCTCCTCCGGGGCGTCGCACGTGAACTGCACGCGCAGGAAGAACAGCCGCGTGTCCGGGTCGCCGAACTGCTGGGACTCGGTGACGTTCGCGTGGTGGCGCAGCAGCGCGCCCGTGACGGCGTGGACGATGCCCGGCCGGTCGGGGCACGACAGCCGCAGGACGTAGTGCGGCTCCTGCCTCGCCTCTGGACTCACGAGCGCGCAGCCTACGCAGGCGCGTGCGGTTGCTACGCTCGCGTCCACCGCGACTGGCGTTGAGGGGGCCACCCCCGGGGAGCGGTAGGCACGCTGCTGGGTCGTTCGCCTGGGCCCGGGGCACGACCTGACCTGGAGCACGCGATGACCCAGACCCACACGCCGCCCGCTGCCGTCCGC comes from the Aquipuribacter sp. SD81 genome and includes:
- the purU gene encoding formyltetrahydrofolate deformylase, which encodes MSPEARQEPHYVLRLSCPDRPGIVHAVTGALLRHHANVTESQQFGDPDTRLFFLRVQFTCDAPEERLRAALRGAAEEFDLVWQLHRVDEPTRTLIMVSRAGHCLNDLLYRQRSGRLPVTPVAVVGNHRDLEPLADFYEVPFHHVPVTADTKAAAEETLLGLVDTLDVELVVLARYMQVLSPRVCEVLAGRAINIHHSFLPSFAGARPYHQAHTRGVKLIGATAHYVTADLDEGPIIEQDVERVDHSHAVDDLVGLGQDLESRALARAVRWHAEHRVLVDRNRTVVFR
- a CDS encoding gluconokinase produces the protein MTVADHDGDLHHLVVMGVSGTGKSTIAAELERLLGWTFLEGDSLHPRRNVEKMSAGTPLTDQDRAPWLQAIADWTAVEHVEGRSSVVTCSALRRVYRNVLREDVPGTWFVHLVGDPDLIMERMETRKHFMPPSMLRSQLDTLEPLGDGEDGATFDISDTPEAIAAQVLDRLGLEPRPEGERDADAQDDVEAAEEAEDAEQEGRPAPDRSADADGRSA